In the genome of Nitrospira japonica, one region contains:
- a CDS encoding NmrA/HSCARG family protein, whose product MAEKKIIAVVGATGAQGGGLVHAIANDPASDLKVRALTRSTQGDKAKALAEMGVDVVQADLDDLESLKRAFAGAYGVFGVTNFWEHLSPERELKQAASQAEAAKVAGVRHVIWSTLEDTRRWVPLSDSRMPTLMGKYKVPHFDAKGEADREFSSRGVPTTFLLTSFYWDNLIFLGMGPKKGPDGVLQFSLPMGNAKLPGIAAEDIGKCALGIFKKGEEYIGKTVAVAGELLSGPEMARAMTETFKQPVRYQDMTPEAYRALGFPGADDLGNMFQFKRDFNEAFCGPRNPSVARALNPALQSFATWLSRNKSRIPLQ is encoded by the coding sequence ATGGCGGAGAAGAAAATCATCGCAGTCGTCGGGGCAACCGGCGCGCAAGGCGGCGGATTGGTCCATGCGATCGCGAACGATCCCGCGAGCGATCTGAAGGTCCGCGCCTTGACGAGAAGCACGCAGGGGGACAAGGCCAAGGCGCTGGCTGAGATGGGCGTGGACGTCGTCCAGGCCGATCTCGATGATCTCGAAAGTCTCAAGCGCGCCTTTGCCGGAGCCTATGGCGTGTTCGGCGTGACGAATTTCTGGGAGCATCTTTCGCCGGAAAGGGAGTTGAAGCAGGCCGCGTCCCAGGCGGAAGCGGCCAAGGTCGCCGGCGTGCGGCACGTCATCTGGTCGACGCTCGAAGACACCCGCCGGTGGGTGCCGCTTTCCGACTCTCGCATGCCGACCTTGATGGGAAAGTATAAGGTCCCTCATTTCGACGCGAAGGGAGAGGCCGATCGGGAATTCAGCAGCCGGGGCGTGCCCACGACGTTTCTTCTCACCTCGTTTTACTGGGACAATCTGATCTTTTTGGGGATGGGTCCCAAGAAGGGTCCGGACGGCGTGCTGCAGTTCTCACTGCCCATGGGAAATGCGAAGTTGCCCGGTATCGCGGCCGAAGACATCGGCAAATGCGCGCTTGGCATCTTCAAAAAGGGCGAGGAATACATCGGCAAGACCGTCGCGGTCGCGGGAGAGCTGTTGAGCGGCCCCGAGATGGCCCGGGCCATGACCGAAACCTTCAAGCAACCGGTACGCTATCAGGACATGACACCGGAAGCCTATCGCGCCCTCGGTTTCCCCGGCGCCGACGATCTCGGCAACATGTTTCAATTCAAGCGCGACTTCAACGAGGCCTTCTGCGGACCCCGCAATCCGTCCGTCGCCCGCGCGCTGAATCCGGCCCTGCAGTCGTTTGCGACGTGGCTGAGCCGCAATAAGAGCCGTATTCCGTTACAGTAA
- a CDS encoding nitroreductase family protein — MEKPAESQYPIHDLLRRRWSPRAFSERSLEAETVRSLFEAARWAPSSNNEQPWRFLAASLEAGADYGRLLACLNEGNRKWAFRAPLLILSVAGLRFEDGDTLNRHAFHDTGLAAENLVLQAVALGLAAHQMAGFDVEKARTSCLIPPGYEPVAMIAVGYPGDPAILPEYLREREMKVRERKPIGEFVFSSRWGLVSPLVR, encoded by the coding sequence ATGGAAAAGCCCGCGGAGTCACAATATCCCATCCACGATCTCTTACGTCGCCGCTGGAGCCCGCGCGCATTTTCCGAACGATCCCTGGAGGCGGAAACAGTGCGGAGCCTGTTCGAGGCGGCGCGCTGGGCGCCCTCGTCGAACAACGAACAGCCCTGGCGGTTCCTGGCCGCGAGCCTGGAAGCGGGGGCGGATTACGGCCGGCTTTTGGCCTGCCTGAATGAGGGCAATCGAAAATGGGCCTTCCGTGCGCCGCTGTTGATCCTGTCGGTGGCCGGACTGCGTTTTGAGGATGGCGACACGCTCAACCGGCATGCGTTCCACGACACGGGCTTGGCCGCGGAGAATCTCGTCCTCCAGGCGGTGGCCCTGGGATTGGCCGCGCATCAGATGGCCGGCTTCGATGTCGAAAAAGCGCGAACGAGTTGCCTGATCCCGCCCGGGTATGAACCGGTCGCCATGATTGCCGTTGGGTATCCGGGGGATCCGGCGATCTTGCCGGAATATCTGCGCGAGCGGGAAATGAAGGTCCGTGAGCGCAAACCGATCGGCGAGTTTGTGTTTTCATCGCGATGGGGTCTGGTTTCGCCTCTGGTTCGGTGA
- a CDS encoding RidA family protein, translated as MARQNVSTGGPWESKIGYSRAVRVGPSISVSGSTAMTPSGLVGKGDPYAQTIQTFKTIEAALKQAGASLSDVVRTRIYMVDIDQWQEVGRAHGEIFGAIRPATTMVEVKRLIDPDMLVEIEADAIVSA; from the coding sequence ATGGCACGACAGAATGTTTCGACCGGAGGTCCCTGGGAAAGCAAAATCGGCTATTCACGGGCGGTGCGGGTCGGTCCATCGATATCCGTGTCGGGTTCGACGGCCATGACGCCGTCGGGTCTCGTCGGCAAAGGCGATCCCTATGCGCAGACGATCCAAACGTTCAAGACCATTGAAGCGGCGCTGAAGCAGGCCGGGGCCTCGCTGAGCGACGTGGTTCGGACCCGTATCTACATGGTGGACATCGATCAATGGCAGGAGGTCGGCCGGGCGCATGGCGAAATCTTCGGCGCCATCAGGCCGGCCACGACGATGGTCGAAGTGAAACGGCTGATCGACCCCGACATGCTCGTGGAGATCGAAGCGGACGCGATCGTCTCCGCTTGA
- a CDS encoding MBL fold metallo-hydrolase, with protein sequence MADRKKRLESNVDGQFFVDATCINCDACRQLAPETFQEIGDYSAVMRQPVGETQTRRAYQALLACPVGSIGAERPDSTHMDHAKASFPLHLEGGVYYCGFNSEKSFGANSFFVHHPEGNWLIDSPRYIKHLVEAFEQKGGIRFMFLTHEDDVADADRYAGRFGAECFIHRADAGAVPFARRIIDGTAAQRLAPDFQVVPVPGHTPGSQALLYKERFLFTGDHLWWEPHPGRLNSPETLVWNREQLDRSIGILLDHRFEWVLAGHGDRVRLSVDELHRQLRRLLRRRQGVAAS encoded by the coding sequence ATGGCTGACCGAAAGAAACGACTTGAGTCCAACGTAGACGGGCAGTTTTTCGTCGACGCGACCTGCATCAATTGCGATGCGTGCCGTCAACTGGCGCCCGAGACCTTCCAGGAGATAGGAGACTACTCCGCCGTGATGCGACAGCCGGTCGGCGAGACACAGACGCGCCGGGCCTATCAAGCCTTACTGGCGTGTCCGGTCGGTTCGATCGGGGCCGAGCGCCCGGACAGCACGCACATGGATCACGCGAAGGCCAGCTTTCCGCTGCATCTGGAGGGAGGGGTCTACTACTGCGGGTTCAATTCGGAGAAATCGTTCGGTGCCAACAGTTTCTTCGTCCACCATCCGGAAGGGAACTGGCTGATCGATTCGCCGCGATACATCAAGCATCTGGTCGAGGCCTTCGAGCAAAAGGGCGGGATCCGATTCATGTTTCTCACACACGAGGACGATGTGGCGGACGCGGACCGCTATGCCGGGCGGTTCGGCGCCGAGTGCTTCATTCACCGTGCGGACGCGGGTGCGGTTCCCTTTGCCCGGCGGATCATCGATGGAACCGCAGCACAGCGTCTTGCACCGGATTTCCAGGTCGTTCCGGTGCCGGGCCACACGCCCGGTTCTCAGGCGTTGCTGTACAAGGAACGATTTCTCTTCACCGGCGATCATCTCTGGTGGGAGCCGCATCCCGGCCGGCTGAATTCACCGGAGACACTGGTCTGGAACCGTGAACAGTTGGATCGGTCCATCGGGATTCTGCTCGACCATCGGTTCGAATGGGTGCTCGCGGGGCATGGCGACCGTGTCCGCTTGTCCGTCGACGAGCTGCATCGTCAATTGCGCCGGCTCCTGCGGCGCAGGCAGGGAGTCGCTGCGTCTTGA
- a CDS encoding DUF4412 domain-containing protein, translating to MKGATIAMLLMLWCGQTTPSLAAAFEGVITLKEIAGEETETRVFYFKGEKMRIDDGDTGFSVWDAKKKDGFFVDRDDQTYTTMSWAEMGVMDPKSILDDITVTKTGKNAKIAGYSCEGYLAKDKSDGSTSELCIAKGLSNAALFGILAADASAGGGYPAWFRDFLKEGGFPLRQIDYDEAGKEESRSEVTKIDAKRLDDRLFHPPAGFKKLELRK from the coding sequence ATGAAAGGCGCCACGATCGCAATGCTGCTCATGCTCTGGTGCGGGCAGACGACTCCGTCATTGGCCGCAGCCTTTGAAGGCGTCATTACCCTGAAGGAAATCGCCGGGGAAGAAACGGAAACCCGTGTCTTTTACTTCAAGGGAGAAAAAATGAGGATCGACGACGGTGACACGGGGTTCAGCGTGTGGGACGCCAAGAAGAAGGACGGATTCTTCGTCGATCGCGACGACCAGACGTACACGACCATGAGTTGGGCCGAGATGGGCGTGATGGATCCCAAGTCGATCCTTGACGACATTACCGTGACCAAGACAGGAAAGAATGCAAAGATCGCGGGCTATTCCTGCGAGGGCTATCTGGCGAAGGACAAATCCGACGGAAGCACGAGCGAACTCTGCATTGCCAAGGGGCTCAGCAATGCGGCGTTGTTCGGGATCCTTGCCGCCGATGCCTCTGCCGGCGGCGGATATCCGGCCTGGTTTCGCGATTTTCTGAAGGAAGGAGGGTTTCCGCTTCGGCAAATCGACTATGACGAAGCCGGAAAAGAGGAGTCTCGATCAGAGGTCACGAAAATCGATGCCAAGCGGTTGGACGACAGACTCTTTCACCCTCCGGCCGGCTTCAAGAAATTGGAGCTTCGCAAGTGA
- a CDS encoding DUF2934 domain-containing protein: protein MSKRTAKQPGSSGIKRVIFGTGGNGPNAQDLQQQIALRAYELYLERGAVDGRAEDDWFRAEREVRGQ, encoded by the coding sequence ATGTCCAAGCGAACGGCGAAGCAACCCGGGTCTTCGGGGATCAAACGCGTCATCTTCGGCACCGGCGGAAACGGGCCGAATGCCCAGGACCTTCAACAGCAAATCGCCCTCCGCGCCTACGAACTCTACCTAGAGCGAGGTGCCGTCGACGGCCGGGCCGAAGACGATTGGTTTCGGGCCGAACGAGAAGTGCGCGGGCAATAA
- a CDS encoding MFS transporter has protein sequence MLNHLTRWVDRNILSLGREMRLSYLPPLMVYLAYGISGLTGIVGTFFVKDYLGLSASFLAALGFWAGIPWALKMPIGHAVDLLWRWKSWLVGLGAALLALSLGIMAALIGNREAMTAVLPAETWYVLSVLLAPIGYVIQDAVADAMTVEAVPTVDEQGRPFAEQTRKLMHTTMQTLGRVAIIGGGILVALINVYVFTGVEGLPQADIARLYYRVYLMAMVIPVVSVLGVWVAWHLRRRQLHQLMGQGFSRDEARSMTDARESSEAAEPNWWILGGSLVFVVFTLAAGFSRLDYSEEIVFLGSMGIVLFLMIKLVRELDADKRATLVGTAVVVFIFRAIPGTGAGTTWWMIDELKFDQQFLSVLSLIGSTLTLAGLFIFRRFMAERSIAYVVGFLTAVGTLLSLPVVSMYYGLHEWTARMTGGIVDARFIALIDTALESPLGQISMIPMLAWIANSAPANLKATFFAVMASFTNLALSLSQLGTQYLNDIFVVTREVRDQASGALQTPADYSQLGSLLIVQLALGLALPFAAIAFAKITRFKSA, from the coding sequence ATGCTGAATCATCTCACCCGTTGGGTCGATCGGAACATCCTGTCTCTCGGACGTGAGATGCGGCTGTCCTACCTGCCGCCCCTCATGGTCTATCTCGCGTACGGCATTTCCGGGCTCACCGGAATCGTCGGCACCTTTTTCGTCAAGGATTATCTGGGGCTTTCCGCGTCGTTTCTTGCGGCGCTTGGATTTTGGGCCGGCATTCCCTGGGCGTTGAAAATGCCCATCGGGCACGCCGTCGATCTGCTGTGGCGGTGGAAAAGTTGGCTGGTCGGCCTGGGCGCCGCGCTTCTGGCGCTCAGCCTCGGCATCATGGCCGCGCTGATCGGCAACCGGGAGGCCATGACGGCGGTCCTGCCGGCGGAAACGTGGTACGTCCTGAGCGTCTTGCTCGCGCCGATCGGCTACGTCATCCAGGACGCGGTCGCCGACGCCATGACCGTCGAGGCGGTTCCGACGGTGGACGAGCAGGGCCGGCCGTTCGCTGAGCAGACCCGGAAGCTGATGCATACCACGATGCAGACGCTGGGGCGCGTCGCCATCATCGGGGGCGGCATCCTCGTGGCCCTCATCAATGTGTATGTGTTCACAGGGGTCGAAGGACTGCCGCAGGCGGACATCGCGAGGCTGTACTACCGGGTCTACCTGATGGCAATGGTTATTCCCGTCGTGTCGGTGCTGGGCGTATGGGTGGCCTGGCATCTCCGTCGCAGGCAATTGCATCAGTTGATGGGGCAAGGTTTCAGTCGTGATGAGGCGCGGAGCATGACGGACGCGCGCGAAAGCAGCGAGGCGGCTGAGCCGAACTGGTGGATCCTGGGCGGAAGCCTGGTCTTCGTGGTCTTTACGCTGGCGGCCGGATTCAGCCGTCTCGACTACAGTGAGGAAATCGTCTTCCTTGGCTCGATGGGGATCGTGCTTTTTCTCATGATCAAACTCGTGCGTGAACTGGATGCGGATAAGCGCGCCACATTGGTGGGCACGGCGGTCGTGGTCTTCATCTTTCGCGCGATTCCCGGCACCGGCGCCGGAACGACGTGGTGGATGATCGACGAGTTGAAGTTCGACCAGCAGTTTCTCTCGGTATTGTCCCTGATCGGGAGCACCCTGACGCTGGCCGGCTTGTTCATCTTCCGCCGGTTCATGGCCGAACGGTCGATCGCCTATGTGGTCGGCTTTCTCACGGCGGTCGGGACCCTGCTCTCGTTACCGGTGGTCAGCATGTACTATGGACTTCACGAATGGACCGCCAGGATGACGGGAGGAATCGTCGATGCGCGCTTCATTGCCTTGATCGATACTGCGCTGGAATCTCCGCTCGGCCAGATTTCCATGATTCCCATGCTGGCCTGGATCGCCAACTCGGCCCCGGCTAATTTGAAAGCCACGTTTTTTGCCGTCATGGCGTCGTTCACCAACCTTGCGCTGTCCCTGAGCCAGCTCGGCACGCAATACCTGAACGATATTTTCGTCGTGACGAGGGAAGTGCGGGATCAGGCGTCCGGCGCCCTTCAGACCCCGGCCGACTACAGCCAGTTGGGCTCCCTGCTGATCGTGCAACTGGCGCTGGGACTCGCGCTGCCATTCGCCGCGATCGCATTCGCGAAAATCACTCGCTTCAAAAGCGCATAG
- a CDS encoding formylglycine-generating enzyme family protein → MRMTAAVMLTAVLSIALVATPAQADEAAAPKSEGAQTPAPAPTPPKPKPPEGDAKPPAVKPAAPAETNGNGKDAAPAKPEAAPAKPEASPAPAPSPAPTSPPPVKPKASEGESKPPAKSAPAANGSTPSASKPSPTPPLPAEITGKDGAPMVLIPAGEFAMGTDKGDDDEQPIHRVFIDSFYIDKFEVTNGRFAKFVEAIQIEPPWGFKDKETPVVHIDRPVRWVNWMDAMGYCLWAGKRLPTEAEWEKAARGTDGRLYPWGNDAPTPAHAVFGLKEGADTVSAIGNRDKGKSPYGVHDMAGNLYEWTIDWYDEQFYSKNPAINPRGPAEGAAKVQRGGSYTNAPYRLRSTFRTKGDPTEHDPNVGFRCAQDVPAQP, encoded by the coding sequence ATGAGAATGACGGCGGCCGTCATGCTGACGGCGGTGCTCTCAATCGCCTTAGTGGCCACGCCGGCGCAAGCCGACGAGGCCGCAGCTCCCAAATCGGAAGGAGCTCAGACCCCTGCTCCCGCCCCGACGCCTCCAAAACCCAAACCGCCCGAGGGAGATGCCAAGCCGCCTGCCGTGAAGCCGGCCGCTCCCGCGGAAACGAACGGAAACGGGAAAGACGCGGCTCCTGCAAAACCGGAAGCGGCCCCTGCGAAACCGGAGGCTTCACCGGCTCCCGCGCCGTCGCCTGCCCCAACTTCTCCGCCTCCCGTGAAACCGAAGGCATCGGAAGGCGAGTCCAAACCGCCGGCCAAATCCGCACCTGCCGCGAACGGATCGACCCCGTCCGCATCCAAACCGTCTCCTACGCCGCCGCTTCCGGCTGAAATCACGGGGAAGGACGGCGCGCCGATGGTCTTGATCCCTGCCGGAGAGTTCGCGATGGGGACCGACAAGGGAGATGACGACGAACAGCCGATCCACCGGGTCTTCATCGACAGTTTCTACATCGACAAGTTCGAGGTCACGAATGGGCGCTTCGCCAAGTTCGTCGAGGCCATTCAGATCGAGCCGCCCTGGGGATTCAAGGACAAGGAAACGCCGGTCGTGCACATCGATCGGCCGGTCCGGTGGGTCAACTGGATGGATGCGATGGGGTACTGCCTCTGGGCCGGCAAACGGTTGCCGACCGAAGCCGAATGGGAGAAGGCCGCACGCGGCACCGACGGTCGACTGTATCCCTGGGGCAACGATGCGCCGACGCCGGCGCATGCCGTCTTCGGATTGAAGGAAGGAGCCGACACGGTTTCGGCGATCGGCAACAGGGACAAAGGAAAGAGTCCTTACGGCGTCCACGACATGGCGGGGAATCTCTACGAGTGGACGATCGATTGGTATGACGAGCAGTTTTATTCCAAAAATCCCGCCATCAATCCGCGCGGCCCGGCGGAAGGCGCGGCCAAAGTGCAGCGTGGCGGGTCGTATACCAATGCTCCCTATCGTCTCCGCTCGACGTTCCGCACGAAGGGCGACCCGACGGAACATGATCCCAACGTCGGCTTCCGCTGCGCGCAAGACGTTCCGGCCCAGCCCTAG
- a CDS encoding polyphosphate kinase 2 family protein, translating to MKLHRVKSGSRLDLGACDPDDTGPYKKNDEDKAAAKAETRQLIRKLSRLQERLYANKKCSLLIVLQGMDTSGKDGTIRSVMSGVNPQGCKVVSFKTPSSKELAHDFLWRVHQEVPAKGYIGIFNRSHYEDVLITRVHGEVSEREVKRRFTQIQEFENLLIDNGTTILKFFLHISKDEQKERLEARIRNPEKRWKWESGDIEERKFWNDYMKAFEDVMSATSTDHAPWYIVPANRKWYRNLAVADRVVRAMEDLKIGTPPSASDVDWDRLKIS from the coding sequence ATGAAACTCCATCGCGTCAAGTCCGGTTCCCGCTTGGACCTAGGTGCCTGCGACCCCGACGACACGGGGCCCTACAAGAAGAATGACGAGGACAAAGCCGCTGCCAAAGCCGAGACGCGGCAACTCATCCGAAAGCTCAGTCGATTGCAAGAGCGGCTCTATGCCAATAAGAAATGTTCACTCTTGATCGTCCTCCAGGGCATGGACACCAGTGGAAAGGACGGCACGATCCGGAGCGTGATGTCTGGCGTGAACCCGCAGGGCTGCAAGGTCGTGTCCTTCAAGACTCCCTCGTCGAAGGAACTCGCCCATGATTTCCTGTGGCGCGTGCACCAGGAAGTGCCGGCGAAGGGTTATATCGGGATCTTCAACCGGTCGCACTATGAGGACGTCCTGATCACGCGCGTGCATGGTGAGGTGTCCGAACGGGAGGTCAAGCGTCGGTTCACGCAGATTCAGGAGTTCGAAAATCTCCTGATCGACAATGGCACGACCATTCTGAAATTCTTCCTGCACATTTCGAAGGATGAACAAAAGGAACGGCTGGAGGCGAGGATTCGAAATCCGGAGAAGCGGTGGAAGTGGGAATCCGGTGATATCGAAGAACGCAAGTTCTGGAACGACTACATGAAAGCATTCGAAGACGTGATGTCCGCCACCAGCACAGACCACGCGCCCTGGTATATCGTGCCGGCAAATCGAAAGTGGTACAGAAACCTGGCGGTCGCCGATCGCGTCGTCCGGGCGATGGAAGACCTGAAGATCGGGACCCCCCCGTCGGCGAGCGACGTCGACTGGGACCGGCTGAAGATCAGTTAG
- a CDS encoding glucose 1-dehydrogenase, with the protein MSVLHGKVAIVTGSSSGIGRAIAERFAHDGAIVVVNYRENGDRAKEVVAGIQAKGGKAMAVQADVGTVAEGRRLVSDTLTQFGRLDILVNNAGHFLPKTLAQTTEAEFDRIMALHAKGPYFLMQEAAHVLKEGGRIVSISTAGTHMNFYGATAHLGSKAALEQFSKGLALELAPRGITVNVVSPGITDTGVLTDHYKRMGTELSPFKRLGTPKDVADVVAFLVSEEAGWLTGQNIHADGGLVH; encoded by the coding sequence ATGAGTGTACTCCACGGGAAAGTCGCGATCGTCACCGGCTCATCCAGCGGCATCGGCCGGGCGATTGCGGAACGGTTTGCTCACGACGGCGCCATCGTCGTCGTGAACTACCGTGAGAACGGAGACAGGGCGAAGGAGGTTGTTGCAGGCATTCAGGCCAAGGGTGGAAAAGCCATGGCGGTTCAGGCCGACGTGGGCACGGTCGCCGAGGGACGGCGTCTCGTCTCGGACACGCTCACACAGTTCGGCCGGTTGGATATTCTTGTCAACAATGCCGGACACTTTCTTCCCAAGACGCTCGCGCAGACGACGGAAGCGGAGTTCGACCGGATCATGGCGCTGCACGCCAAGGGTCCCTACTTTCTCATGCAGGAGGCGGCCCATGTGCTCAAGGAGGGAGGCCGTATCGTGAGCATCTCGACCGCGGGGACGCACATGAACTTTTACGGCGCGACGGCGCACCTGGGGAGTAAAGCCGCACTGGAGCAGTTTTCGAAGGGGCTGGCGCTGGAGCTGGCTCCGCGAGGTATCACCGTCAACGTGGTGTCTCCCGGCATCACGGACACCGGCGTGCTGACGGACCACTACAAGCGCATGGGGACGGAGTTGTCGCCGTTCAAGCGGCTGGGGACGCCCAAGGACGTCGCCGATGTCGTGGCATTTCTCGTCAGTGAAGAAGCCGGATGGTTGACCGGGCAGAATATTCATGCCGACGGCGGATTGGTCCATTAA
- a CDS encoding DNA-3-methyladenine glycosylase family protein, producing MRLSPAIRHLSLADPVLGRLIRDVGPCKLIIRQRRSPFESLTRAIAYQQLHARAAESILRRFRALFPGRRFPRPDQVLAIDAEHLTAAGFSRAKVAALRDLADKVLDGTVPSGRLITRLEDEVIVERLIEIRGIGRWTAQMLLIFQLGRQDVLPVDDFGVRSGFKILYDLGSLPTPAEVLRFGERWKPYRTAASWYLWRAAERANFTKV from the coding sequence ATGCGCCTCTCCCCGGCAATCCGGCATCTCTCGCTGGCCGATCCGGTCCTAGGTAGATTGATCCGCGACGTCGGGCCTTGCAAGCTGATCATACGACAGCGACGGTCGCCGTTCGAATCGCTGACCAGGGCCATCGCCTATCAGCAGCTTCATGCACGGGCGGCCGAAAGCATCCTCCGCCGTTTCAGGGCCTTGTTTCCGGGCCGCCGATTTCCGCGCCCCGACCAAGTGCTGGCGATCGACGCCGAGCACTTGACCGCGGCCGGTTTTTCTCGCGCCAAGGTTGCGGCGTTGCGCGATCTGGCCGACAAGGTGCTGGACGGCACCGTGCCTTCCGGCCGTCTCATCACTCGGCTCGAGGACGAGGTGATCGTCGAACGGCTGATAGAGATCCGAGGTATCGGACGATGGACGGCACAGATGCTCCTGATTTTTCAGTTGGGGCGGCAGGACGTGCTGCCGGTCGACGATTTCGGCGTGCGGAGCGGCTTCAAGATCCTGTATGACCTCGGATCCTTGCCGACGCCGGCCGAAGTCCTGCGGTTCGGCGAACGATGGAAACCGTATCGCACCGCCGCGTCATGGTATCTGTGGCGAGCAGCCGAGCGCGCGAATTTCACGAAGGTGTGA
- a CDS encoding DUF4412 domain-containing protein → MRAIVALLVATVAVWPSTEPASAGEFEGILHMTTTHVDETPTKMDWMIKGDKARIERPRMDGRTQVMILDSKTKTMLILFPERKAYAEIGLGGEHGERISKAVEDYEVERTGKTDKVAGRSCEVWRVKEKEADAEKHEICVAKGFGRTASFWMEPMKTQPPWVTQLINEGGFGLRSIRYDSTGQASTTTEVTNIEAKSLDAALFAPPAGYQKMDRGAMAMAGAMGGEDVQKRIEEMKKRRAGRDGSSTGAKPDMSEIIKQFGERMKKQQQEAGQ, encoded by the coding sequence ATGCGTGCCATCGTCGCCTTGCTCGTTGCAACGGTCGCGGTCTGGCCGTCGACGGAACCGGCGTCAGCCGGGGAGTTCGAGGGCATTCTTCACATGACCACGACACACGTCGATGAAACGCCGACGAAGATGGACTGGATGATCAAAGGGGACAAGGCCAGGATCGAGCGGCCCCGAATGGACGGCAGAACGCAGGTCATGATTCTCGACTCGAAGACCAAGACGATGCTCATCCTGTTTCCGGAACGAAAAGCCTATGCGGAAATCGGTCTCGGCGGTGAACATGGCGAGCGCATCAGCAAGGCCGTGGAAGACTATGAGGTGGAGCGTACGGGAAAAACCGACAAGGTCGCCGGTCGCTCCTGCGAAGTCTGGCGCGTGAAAGAGAAGGAGGCGGATGCGGAGAAGCACGAGATCTGCGTGGCGAAGGGGTTCGGACGAACGGCGAGCTTCTGGATGGAACCGATGAAGACGCAACCGCCATGGGTGACGCAGCTCATCAACGAGGGAGGGTTCGGGCTTCGCTCGATACGGTACGACAGTACCGGACAAGCGTCCACCACGACGGAGGTGACCAACATCGAAGCAAAGTCGTTGGACGCGGCACTGTTTGCTCCGCCCGCCGGCTATCAGAAGATGGATCGCGGCGCCATGGCCATGGCGGGGGCCATGGGCGGCGAGGACGTTCAGAAGCGAATAGAGGAGATGAAAAAGCGTCGAGCCGGAAGGGACGGATCTTCGACCGGAGCCAAGCCCGACATGTCCGAGATCATAAAGCAATTCGGCGAGCGAATGAAGAAGCAGCAGCAGGAGGCCGGTCAATAG